ACTATGGATTCACATATAGAAAACCTACTTTCATAAGTTTCTTGATTTTCTTTATGCTTTTCCATCGTGCTTTCTAATATGGAAAGTAAAAGATTAACTTTAACTAATTATAGCAATTAAGCCATTATTCTACTGGAATTTTGTTTGCTACTTCAATGTTAGGTTTTGCTGTTATGATTTTATGTATGTTCTCGGGGTGCGTTACTTTTATCAATGTTTTGCAGTACACGTTGTCTATAGGGAAGCCGAAACAACTGAAGGACATATGGTACATTGTGTCTTCGGGGATGATACCACTTATGACCAGTGCGTCTATTAGAGTCTTCATCATTCGGTTATCTGTATCCGCCTTAATTGAAACGCTGTGTGGTACATAGAATTCAAAGACTATATGAGCTTTTTCGAAGTATGGTTTTTCTGGCAGTTTAGACAGGGCGTTATATATCATTTCTTTCCATTTCAGTGTATCTGACTGAGTAGCGACTTTGTAGACAGGTGGGACGTCGTAGATTAAGATTATTAAGATGTCGTCTTCGTATTTTGCTTCGGTTATGTCCGATAAAAAGGTAGTGTCAATTTTGTAATTGTGGATATCTTCGATGATGCTTGCGTAGAATTTAACTTTATACTGGATTTCAAACAGGCTTTCACGTATCTGGTAGACAGAAAATTCCAGTTCTTTTGTCCATTTTGTGAGGTGTTCAATAAGTGGTATGAAATCGTTCGGAATATTACTCATCTTGATTTCTCTCCTTTCTGCAGTTTTTCTACAAAAAAAATAAGGCAGGGTTTAAGCCCTGCCTTATACTATGAGAAGGCGTTGAGGAATGACCTTACAACCTTTTTATTCTTTGCAAGGTTGTTTTCTTTTTGATTTTCACTACTGGAAGGCAGATTAACAGGTATTGTGTTCAGTTTAATACTACCTGATACGACTGCTTTGGTTGCGTAGTACAGCTCAAGTGCGTCGAGAATGACTCTGGTCTTGTTTTCTTCCTGCCAGATAGGATGTTTTTCATCGATTTTAACTGACAGAGTCTTTTTCATTCCAGACTCACCTTTTCGTAATACTGTTTTAGAGCTTTTGTTACCTTAGTTAGAGACACCTTGTATTGCTATTTTGTATTACTGGAAGTAAAAAATCGAATAAAAAATTCATAGTAGTAATACAAAGCAGGCATTTGACATTCATCCATTTCAGTTATATCAAAGTTTACAGTGGTATTACTCATCAAGTATACTGAGCAGATTCAAAAATCCTTTTGCGTTTGCGAACTGTGCATTGTTGATGACCTGGACATTTTCAAACTCTTTTTGCAGAACAGCTGCGATATTGAAAGCGCCACCACCTGCCACGAATACACCATCAAATGTGTCAAAGCCACGTTGTAATTTTCTTGAAATAGACTGGACAATGTCATTTGCTATAGTGTTGAAGACTTCTTTTTTTTGTTCTTCGATGTTTATTTTTCTGCCACGTACGGATATCTGCGAACGCTCATGAATATCGAGCAGAAGATTTGTATCGTAACTGACTCCATATTTTCGTTCGAGGATTATGCTGAGCTTTTCAATAGCCATTGACATACCTTTGTCAAGTGTAAAGCACAGTTCGAGAAGTGGATTGATGTTGTTTTCATTCACTTCTACAACTATGACATCAGTAGTTCTAAAACCTATGTCCAGAACGCAATAAATTCCTTTTTCAATATTAGAGTCGATAGAAAACAAGGCACCAACACCCTGTGGAAAAACTTCGCACCTTGTTATGTGGTATGTGTGTGCCACGTTGTTGCTGTCAACAATTATCTCTTCTGCGAACTCAAAATAGTCTCTGACTTTCTCTTTAAGTTTTGGGTATAACATAAGTGGCAGACCAAGACCAAGTTCGATTTCTCTGTCGCTATCAAGAGCCATAAGTGCTGTTAGAATGAGTAACTTGGAAAACTCTGATACAAATCTGTCGTCTGAGAAACTTGTTTCTGTTATCATGCAATGAGTAGCTGCTTTTCCTACTGCGTAAGTCTGGTTCATATAAGTTATGAAGTATTCACTGGTTGGTTTAAGTCCTATATCGGTTAGAAAAGTTTTTGCTACTGCGGATGGGAAAATCACTTCTTTTCCTTTTTCATTTACTGCCTTTGTAAAACCAAACCCAACATCAACGGCACATTTCATAGTTATCTTACCCCCTTTTAAATTTTTGCTGCCGATAAAATAAAAAAGCCTGTGAGAATGGAACTTTTCTCACAGGCAAAAATTTTTCTGTGTTCGGTTTTTTGTTCGCATTTTATTCTGGTATACTGAGATTGAGTAGTTAGCCAGATTAAAGTTTGCGTTATTAAAGTTTGCAAAAACAGTGGGGGGTATTCTCCTCCCCCGTGAGTATAACAAGCCCTGATTAGAAATCATAATCAGGGCTTTTGTTGTTTATCTGAACTTTCTTTAAAAGTCCTTTTTTAATCACTTTTTGTTTTATCTCTTCCCATTCCTGTTTTGTAATCAGGCAATCATGGACAGGTACCATGAAGGTTATGAGTTTGTTGTCAATCCAGTCAGCGTATGCAACTCCGTTACAACTTCTCACAACTGACAGGAACGTTTCCTTGTCAAGTCTTAAGTTTCTAAACCCGGCATCTCTGAAGTAGTACTGAATGTCTTTCATTATTTTCTCAGTGAACCATATCTCAAGGTTGATGTTTTTATCTTTATACTCAAGGTACAGAACAGCAAGCGGGTCCACTGCAACAAGGTATCTGTCAATAAAATCCCACAATGAGCGGTTTAAAAGCTGATTGTAATGCCGTGTGCAGAACCATGCCGGTGTTTTTGAGAGTCTGTAGTATGCTTTCTCCCCGCAGACTGAACAACGCATATTGTCAGACACTTCATATTCAATTCTCTCTCTTTTTGAGTCATTTTTGGGATAAAGTAGCGCAATTCTTGCTCTATCGAGTATATCAACCATGTCGTTCATAGTATATACTCCCCCAATCTTTGCTTGATTTCTTCCCATTCCTTTTCGGTGATGATATACTCGTCGTTGAACTCGTCCAGAAGGTAGGCAAATATTCTGTCATTAATTACATCAGCGTATGCGACTCTGTCGTAAGACCTGAGCATCGTTAGAAATATTTCCTGATTTAACGTTTCCTTATCATTGAGCAAACCCATTGCTTTAAGATATTCTTCAGTTTCCTGCAATACATCACTGACTTTTCCCACATATGAGACTTTTACTTTCCTGTTTTCACCAAAAACTACTGGTATTTCTTTTACACTGTTGCTGTCAAGAATATTTTCGATGACATAGCAAAAAGTGTTTGTCCTGATAAAATTGTAATGTCTTCTGCACAGATAAATTTTTTCATCTCCATCTTCGTATACAACCACATACTCAGCATTTTCGATGCATTCTGGATCGGAGCACAGTTCTTTCTCATTCCCGGGTAATTTAACCACTTTAGCATAGCATTCGCCTATATCCACCATCACATCAAATG
The sequence above is drawn from the Caldicellulosiruptor bescii DSM 6725 genome and encodes:
- a CDS encoding ParM/StbA family protein, whose amino-acid sequence is MKCAVDVGFGFTKAVNEKGKEVIFPSAVAKTFLTDIGLKPTSEYFITYMNQTYAVGKAATHCMITETSFSDDRFVSEFSKLLILTALMALDSDREIELGLGLPLMLYPKLKEKVRDYFEFAEEIIVDSNNVAHTYHITRCEVFPQGVGALFSIDSNIEKGIYCVLDIGFRTTDVIVVEVNENNINPLLELCFTLDKGMSMAIEKLSIILERKYGVSYDTNLLLDIHERSQISVRGRKINIEEQKKEVFNTIANDIVQSISRKLQRGFDTFDGVFVAGGGAFNIAAVLQKEFENVQVINNAQFANAKGFLNLLSILDE